A section of the Natronolimnobius sp. AArcel1 genome encodes:
- a CDS encoding sugar ABC transporter substrate-binding protein — translation MPHFNRREYVTAVTALGAIGIAGCLGDDDDGNGNGNGNGNGNGNGNGDDAGGDGPRIGVSQHLSGGAWVAAFFEAGQWYADEQGIDVDIRTHDDDTAEQIQHIQQFIAEDFDGIVAAPFDEAVDSAIEDAEEAGIPVFCANDPGTTEAIKTYTGFDNHLAGEECAELMLEAFEEQDGGDDEYEVLHVRGPFTQAGNARTDGFMERMDEEDNVEVVAELESEWTEESGQSVALDWLSANDPPDGIYSSNMSSGYGTYRALEQLDLAVPFGEDDHIVLTQPDGGPQIHPLIEDGYIYAAVDQPNYFYVPLAMRQCLNYIDEGEESLPEPGDEVTEEDLEIEPAHIDEIDQELWSEPIWAPASVEERDGHPHVLTQAITITQENVDDDMLWGNIWSEDAEAEQ, via the coding sequence GCAACGGAAATGGAAACGGAGACGACGCTGGCGGAGATGGCCCCAGGATTGGCGTTTCACAGCACTTGTCGGGTGGTGCATGGGTTGCTGCGTTCTTCGAAGCCGGGCAGTGGTACGCTGACGAACAGGGCATCGATGTTGATATCCGAACACACGATGACGATACCGCTGAACAGATACAACATATCCAGCAGTTCATTGCCGAGGATTTCGATGGAATCGTTGCTGCACCGTTTGATGAGGCTGTCGACAGTGCCATCGAAGATGCAGAAGAGGCTGGAATTCCCGTCTTCTGTGCAAATGACCCGGGGACGACGGAGGCAATCAAAACATATACTGGATTCGACAATCACCTGGCCGGTGAAGAGTGCGCAGAGTTGATGTTAGAAGCCTTTGAAGAGCAAGATGGCGGGGATGACGAGTATGAAGTCCTGCATGTCCGCGGCCCGTTCACGCAGGCTGGAAATGCTCGAACAGATGGCTTTATGGAACGGATGGACGAGGAAGACAATGTTGAGGTCGTTGCGGAACTCGAGTCCGAGTGGACCGAAGAGAGTGGGCAATCTGTAGCACTTGATTGGTTGAGTGCCAATGACCCACCAGATGGGATCTACTCCTCGAATATGTCCTCGGGATACGGTACCTACCGAGCACTCGAGCAACTTGATTTAGCCGTTCCATTTGGCGAGGATGACCACATCGTGCTAACGCAACCGGACGGTGGGCCACAGATTCATCCGCTCATTGAGGATGGCTACATTTACGCTGCAGTTGACCAACCAAACTACTTCTACGTTCCATTGGCGATGCGCCAATGTCTGAACTACATTGACGAAGGTGAAGAATCCCTTCCTGAGCCTGGTGATGAGGTCACTGAAGAGGACCTCGAGATTGAACCAGCCCATATCGATGAAATTGACCAAGAGCTTTGGTCTGAGCCGATTTGGGCACCCGCTTCAGTCGAAGAGCGTGACGGCCATCCACACGTGCTCACACAGGCAATTACGATTACCCAGGAGAATGTTGACGACGACATGCTTTGGGGCAACATCTGGAGTGAAGACGCAGAGGCAGAACAGTAA
- a CDS encoding ABC transporter permease has translation MVFAAVPSVFTNFSTVQLMVYTMVPLGLVVLAESVCLLSGHFDLSVGSIAGFSAVFTAMAFGSWGLISNPFVGILLIVAVGGFIGLLNGIFIAKFGVNPFLQTLAFLIIFGGGKLALTTQPVFGLPDGYLFVGGTIWVAVGVLIASFLAVSVIFKYTNFGRAVYAVGSDKESAREVGINVDGVIIAVYTMSGIFCGLAGLMLTGFIGGVPPDIADDMVFPAFAAAIIGGISLFGGRGKLMGAFGGLLLLSLIQTSLNVAGTDPTVIGVIEGVVLLIAILLYTTKARLRQRILSAEVA, from the coding sequence ATGGTTTTTGCCGCTGTTCCATCGGTGTTCACGAACTTCTCGACAGTGCAGTTGATGGTGTATACCATGGTTCCACTCGGGCTGGTCGTACTGGCTGAAAGTGTCTGCTTACTTTCAGGGCATTTCGATCTCTCGGTCGGTTCAATCGCCGGCTTTTCCGCCGTGTTCACTGCGATGGCGTTCGGCTCATGGGGCCTGATAAGCAATCCGTTCGTTGGCATCTTGTTGATTGTAGCCGTCGGCGGGTTCATCGGTCTCCTCAACGGGATTTTCATCGCAAAGTTCGGTGTCAACCCGTTTTTGCAGACGCTCGCGTTCCTGATTATCTTCGGGGGCGGAAAACTCGCATTGACAACACAACCGGTATTCGGCCTCCCAGATGGCTATCTCTTCGTCGGCGGCACCATATGGGTCGCTGTTGGTGTCTTGATTGCCTCGTTCCTTGCTGTCTCGGTCATCTTCAAGTACACAAACTTCGGCCGCGCAGTCTATGCCGTTGGGAGCGATAAAGAGTCTGCCCGTGAAGTCGGTATCAACGTTGATGGTGTGATTATTGCGGTCTATACGATGAGCGGCATCTTCTGTGGACTTGCTGGATTGATGCTGACTGGATTCATTGGCGGTGTGCCGCCAGATATTGCAGACGATATGGTGTTCCCAGCGTTCGCTGCAGCGATTATCGGCGGGATCAGCCTCTTTGGCGGTCGCGGAAAGCTCATGGGGGCATTCGGCGGTCTCCTGTTGCTTTCGCTTATCCAGACATCGCTGAACGTTGCCGGGACCGACCCGACAGTTATCGGTGTCATTGAAGGTGTCGTGCTACTGATTGCTATCTTGCTGTACACAACCAAAGCACGCCTGCGACAGCGTATCCTGTCCGCGGAGGTGGCCTAA
- a CDS encoding ATP-binding cassette domain-containing protein — translation MSSSNQSSAEPELTQQDAKIAVQNVKKLFGRIVALDDVSLAVEDNEILALIGDNGAGKSTLMNIFCGNHEPTDGQLYYDGEPVSFSSPEDARDLGIETVYQDLALMGDLDVATNIFIGNFPSRTIGPINLIDWDRTYDEAENIIQTHLKRDIDPRAEVDFHSGGERQLVAIARALAFDPEVVILDEPTSALSVDATNLVHDTITNLKRNGHTIILVSHSMEEVFSLADRVAVLHQGELVDVVQTDSVTQDELEHMMTTGTRP, via the coding sequence ATGAGTTCCAGTAACCAATCATCTGCTGAACCCGAATTGACCCAACAGGACGCAAAGATCGCAGTCCAGAACGTCAAGAAACTATTCGGTCGAATCGTTGCGCTTGATGACGTTAGTTTGGCCGTTGAGGACAACGAAATCCTCGCACTCATTGGCGACAACGGGGCCGGCAAGTCCACACTCATGAATATCTTCTGTGGCAACCACGAGCCAACAGACGGACAACTCTACTACGATGGCGAACCAGTGTCGTTCTCGAGCCCTGAAGATGCTCGCGACCTCGGTATTGAAACCGTCTATCAGGACTTAGCGCTGATGGGAGATCTCGATGTCGCGACAAACATCTTTATTGGCAACTTCCCGTCGCGAACGATCGGCCCGATCAATCTCATCGATTGGGATCGAACGTACGACGAGGCTGAGAACATCATCCAAACGCACCTCAAGCGTGATATTGACCCTCGAGCCGAAGTCGACTTCCACTCAGGTGGTGAACGACAACTTGTTGCGATTGCTCGTGCGCTCGCATTTGATCCCGAGGTCGTTATCCTCGACGAACCGACGAGTGCACTGTCTGTTGATGCGACAAACCTCGTTCATGATACCATTACAAACCTCAAGCGAAATGGTCACACCATTATCCTTGTCAGCCACAGTATGGAGGAGGTCTTCTCGCTTGCAGACCGAGTCGCCGTCCTCCATCAGGGAGAACTTGTTGACGTTGTCCAGACCGATTCCGTCACACAAGATGAACTCGAGCACATGATGACGACCGGTACTCGGCCGTAG
- a CDS encoding SDR family NAD(P)-dependent oxidoreductase — MTGTASYDFTDETVLVTGSTSGIGRGIAEAFATADANVIVNSRSESDVQTTATELETCGSGDVIGIAADLSEPAEIAHLIESATETLGTITVLVNNAAVWPEESSMVDADLEDWDFTMAVNVRSQFYAAKLVAEEMLENDVAGSIINVTSQTGDRRTGGRGIYGVSNTAVNGLTWRMAHELAQDGIRMNAVSTDVTESRQLRYEADQIAAENPNQTGEDVLTEWGDARPLGRLGQPRDIADGVLFLCSDRAEYVVGTILRVSGGGNLQ; from the coding sequence ATGACGGGAACAGCGTCATATGACTTTACAGACGAGACTGTGCTTGTAACAGGGTCAACGAGTGGAATCGGCCGAGGAATCGCTGAGGCGTTCGCCACAGCCGATGCAAACGTGATCGTGAACTCTCGGTCAGAGTCAGATGTCCAGACAACGGCAACCGAACTGGAGACGTGTGGAAGCGGTGATGTCATCGGAATTGCCGCTGATCTCTCAGAACCTGCTGAGATTGCACACCTCATCGAGTCAGCAACAGAGACGCTTGGGACGATTACGGTACTTGTCAATAACGCTGCCGTCTGGCCCGAAGAGTCCTCAATGGTCGACGCAGACCTCGAGGACTGGGATTTCACGATGGCAGTGAATGTCCGGTCACAGTTTTACGCCGCAAAACTCGTCGCCGAAGAGATGCTCGAGAACGATGTAGCGGGGTCAATCATCAACGTCACCAGCCAGACTGGTGACCGACGGACTGGCGGACGGGGAATCTACGGCGTTTCAAACACGGCAGTGAATGGCCTGACATGGCGAATGGCCCACGAACTCGCCCAAGATGGGATTCGTATGAATGCCGTTTCAACCGACGTTACCGAATCCCGACAGCTACGCTACGAAGCGGACCAAATAGCCGCTGAGAACCCGAATCAAACCGGTGAGGATGTCCTCACAGAGTGGGGCGACGCTCGGCCACTCGGTCGGCTCGGACAGCCTCGAGATATCGCTGATGGTGTCCTGTTTCTGTGTAGCGATCGAGCCGAATACGTCGTCGGCACAATCTTACGAGTGAGTGGCGGTGGGAATCTCCAGTAA
- a CDS encoding PfkB family carbohydrate kinase, which yields MSQKREIELCGEQTFLTCGADGAIAYGTEASPMTGSYRYEGYSVDTVDTTGAGDGFWMGQ from the coding sequence TTGTCTCAGAAACGTGAGATAGAATTATGCGGTGAACAAACGTTTCTGACGTGTGGGGCAGACGGCGCGATCGCGTACGGAACGGAGGCAAGTCCGATGACAGGCAGCTATCGATATGAGGGCTATAGCGTCGACACAGTCGATACGACAGGTGCTGGCGATGGATTTTGGATGGGGCAATAG
- a CDS encoding histidine kinase N-terminal 7TM domain-containing protein, producing MPQEFTMVHAGSLVLIGLLNLSLAGLVLRTRTKADVVPLSAFLGGTTLWTLPQGLLLLVTNPTLGLVLSVIINAGAVIMATGLFHFALTYSDRTDWLRPGRLGIVYLGTCAWLIVILTDPIHNWMHQPISYTQVLLPVVEYQNTGYWLYVFWNWSLSAGGILLFFIEYLEARGTGVYQKQARLVVLAPLIPGTANVLAFSGVTAINYSVWGFGATGILIAIALYRYRWLDLLPIARDTVIDEMRDGYLVVDDKHRIVDQNPATQSLLVDSQAVGKSIDAVLPECLPLLEGAVRETTFEKNGTIVTASVSVVDDGKSSGVVLMLRDVTEQRRAEKRFQALIENVSDLVTVVDENGIITYTSPSIETVLGYQPDARIGDALFRIIHEDDRDDAIAEFTALCDGPETERRFEYRVHHRDGSCLVLEGVAVDLRENDIVGGVVINSRDVTERNDRERELERTNRRLEEFSGVVSHDLRTPLSIARRYVEFAESSASPDDFQAIANAHDRMEQMITNLLTMAQAGTTVTDPEPVDLEAVITDAWTITQTDGVTLECELEAGWTVHGDQTQLLHVFENLFRNSVEHGLGHTASTAQEQTTTTEATTGESTDQSAPQHSTPAVTVRISHLEDDPARGFVVEDDGVGIPPAQREFVFERGQTTSQNGTGFGLAIVRDVIEAHNWQIAVGESAAGGARFEILTSANPRER from the coding sequence GTGCCCCAAGAGTTCACAATGGTACACGCGGGAAGCCTTGTCCTCATCGGACTCTTGAATCTCTCACTCGCCGGCCTCGTCCTGCGAACCCGGACGAAAGCCGACGTCGTCCCCTTGAGTGCCTTTCTGGGCGGAACAACGCTCTGGACACTTCCACAGGGCTTGCTACTGCTCGTCACGAATCCGACCCTTGGTCTCGTGCTGTCGGTGATCATCAACGCCGGTGCCGTCATCATGGCAACCGGACTCTTTCACTTTGCGCTCACGTATTCCGATCGGACCGACTGGCTCCGACCGGGACGACTCGGCATCGTGTATCTCGGAACCTGCGCCTGGCTCATCGTCATCCTGACGGATCCGATCCACAACTGGATGCACCAACCAATATCCTATACACAGGTCTTGTTGCCGGTCGTCGAATACCAAAACACCGGCTACTGGCTCTACGTGTTCTGGAACTGGTCGCTCTCTGCCGGCGGCATCCTCCTCTTTTTCATCGAATATCTCGAGGCCCGAGGCACTGGTGTCTACCAAAAACAAGCGCGGTTAGTCGTTCTTGCGCCGCTGATCCCTGGAACGGCAAACGTCCTCGCGTTCAGTGGCGTGACAGCCATCAACTACTCGGTCTGGGGTTTTGGTGCAACAGGAATTCTCATCGCCATTGCACTCTATCGGTATCGATGGCTCGACCTCCTCCCCATCGCTCGTGACACCGTCATCGATGAGATGCGCGATGGCTATCTCGTCGTCGACGACAAACACCGGATCGTCGACCAAAATCCAGCCACCCAGTCACTGCTTGTTGACAGCCAGGCGGTCGGGAAATCCATCGATGCCGTCCTACCAGAGTGTCTCCCCTTACTCGAGGGAGCGGTGCGAGAAACGACGTTCGAGAAAAACGGAACTATCGTCACCGCAAGTGTGTCAGTAGTCGACGACGGCAAGAGCAGCGGTGTCGTCTTGATGCTTCGGGACGTGACCGAACAGCGCCGCGCCGAAAAGCGCTTCCAGGCGCTCATCGAAAACGTCTCTGACCTTGTAACCGTCGTCGACGAAAACGGCATCATCACGTACACCAGTCCCTCAATAGAGACTGTTCTCGGCTATCAACCCGACGCCCGCATCGGCGATGCGTTGTTTCGGATCATCCACGAGGATGACCGTGACGACGCAATTGCGGAGTTCACCGCGCTGTGCGACGGGCCAGAAACCGAACGACGATTCGAATATCGCGTGCACCATCGTGACGGCTCCTGTCTCGTCCTCGAGGGCGTCGCCGTCGACTTGCGTGAGAACGATATCGTCGGCGGCGTCGTGATCAACTCACGTGACGTCACCGAGCGAAACGACCGCGAGCGCGAACTCGAGCGGACAAACCGGCGACTCGAGGAGTTTTCGGGTGTCGTCAGTCACGATCTTCGAACGCCACTGAGCATTGCACGGCGGTACGTCGAATTTGCTGAATCCTCCGCGAGTCCGGACGATTTTCAGGCAATAGCCAACGCTCACGACCGGATGGAACAGATGATCACGAATCTGCTGACGATGGCCCAGGCTGGCACGACGGTTACGGACCCCGAACCAGTCGACCTCGAGGCAGTGATCACCGATGCCTGGACCATCACCCAGACAGATGGAGTGACACTCGAGTGTGAACTCGAGGCAGGATGGACAGTTCATGGTGACCAGACGCAGCTGCTGCACGTCTTCGAGAACCTCTTTCGAAACAGTGTCGAACACGGCCTGGGTCACACCGCATCGACAGCGCAAGAACAGACCACCACCACTGAAGCGACGACGGGCGAGAGTACTGATCAGTCAGCACCACAGCACAGCACACCAGCAGTAACCGTTCGAATCAGCCATCTCGAGGACGATCCCGCTCGAGGATTCGTCGTCGAAGATGATGGTGTTGGAATTCCGCCAGCCCAACGGGAGTTTGTCTTCGAACGCGGACAGACGACGAGTCAGAACGGCACCGGGTTCGGTCTCGCAATCGTCCGTGATGTCATCGAAGCACACAACTGGCAGATTGCTGTTGGCGAAAGCGCTGCCGGTGGGGCACGGTTCGAGATTCTGACGAGTGCGAATCCTCGAGAGAGGTGA
- a CDS encoding hybrid sensor histidine kinase/response regulator, protein MSLTDPDDAVELLLVEDNHDDARFIERLIHERQSTLEREGTDAPIEIAAIDHVDHLEAALERIRTDSPDVVLLDLLLPDSRGLETIERVIEYAPDLPIVVVTGQNETDTGIEAIQCGAQEYLSKGTVTGETILRTLRYALERSRHQRELVDRNHRLALLNRIVRQDIRNDVSMIVGLGDQLQDGIDPNDERTLELLLDAADHAVDLTDTAAAVIDVIAADSVEHDPCDLHAILEPEVTRMQQTHNVELTFERADPDEGPVIVRASPMLGSVFEHLLDNAVSHSDQPTPQVTVTLETTETNVTVTICDDGIGIPDAQKQALADPNARFSARSGMGVGLYLVTTLLESFGGHLEITDNDPRGTQVAVTLERELL, encoded by the coding sequence ATGTCTCTGACCGATCCCGACGATGCCGTCGAATTGCTCCTCGTTGAGGACAACCACGACGACGCCCGATTCATCGAACGGCTGATCCACGAACGCCAATCCACCCTCGAGCGAGAGGGGACTGACGCGCCAATCGAGATCGCTGCGATTGACCATGTTGATCACCTCGAGGCCGCGCTTGAACGAATCCGAACAGACTCGCCGGACGTCGTCCTCCTCGATCTATTGCTTCCTGATAGCCGTGGACTCGAGACGATTGAGCGCGTTATCGAGTATGCGCCGGATCTGCCGATTGTCGTTGTGACCGGCCAGAACGAAACCGACACTGGCATCGAAGCGATCCAGTGTGGGGCCCAAGAGTATCTTTCAAAAGGGACTGTTACTGGCGAGACGATTTTGCGAACGCTTCGCTACGCACTCGAGCGCTCGCGACACCAGCGTGAACTCGTTGACCGGAATCATCGACTTGCGCTGCTCAATCGGATCGTCAGACAGGATATCAGAAACGACGTGAGCATGATCGTCGGTCTCGGCGACCAACTGCAGGACGGTATTGACCCGAACGACGAACGAACCCTCGAATTGTTACTTGACGCGGCTGACCACGCTGTTGATCTCACAGATACGGCTGCTGCAGTGATTGACGTGATTGCAGCAGATAGTGTCGAACACGATCCGTGTGATCTGCACGCGATTCTCGAACCCGAGGTTACACGGATGCAACAGACTCACAATGTCGAACTCACGTTCGAACGTGCGGACCCCGACGAGGGACCAGTGATCGTTCGGGCGTCACCGATGCTCGGATCCGTATTCGAACACCTCCTCGACAACGCTGTTTCTCACTCTGACCAGCCGACACCACAGGTCACCGTGACACTCGAGACGACCGAGACGAACGTCACTGTCACAATCTGCGATGATGGAATCGGTATTCCGGACGCGCAGAAACAGGCGCTGGCCGATCCGAACGCCCGATTTTCTGCTCGATCTGGAATGGGCGTCGGGTTGTATCTGGTGACGACACTGCTCGAGTCCTTCGGTGGCCATCTCGAGATTACCGACAATGATCCGCGGGGAACGCAGGTTGCTGTGACGCTCGAGCGAGAGTTGTTGTAA
- a CDS encoding DUF3006 domain-containing protein: MATTHTATLDRIIDGQTAVLLLEGDSKPIDQLEVDVTQLPPDARSGGAVLEVVVEAGSLEDAKYLPEETQSRTESAQERLDRLSTKFSERS, from the coding sequence ATGGCCACCACCCACACCGCAACCCTCGATCGGATCATCGACGGACAGACGGCCGTGCTCTTGCTCGAGGGAGACAGCAAACCCATTGACCAACTCGAGGTCGACGTAACCCAGCTACCTCCAGACGCACGAAGCGGGGGAGCGGTTCTCGAAGTCGTTGTCGAGGCAGGTTCGCTCGAGGACGCCAAATACCTGCCTGAGGAGACGCAATCGCGCACGGAATCGGCACAGGAGCGCCTCGACCGACTGTCGACAAAATTCTCTGAGAGGAGTTGA
- a CDS encoding helix-turn-helix domain-containing protein, with protein sequence MDRPDVFLPPDDRLALDALSLLSNKWEPVVIAVLLESGPLRFSELEAAIPDISPNMLTKTLESLSEHDLIDRSVVTDSPLTVSYELTDAGRDLQPVFDSLIAWGSDHIGSVRPTVILGDRDRRLLELYGAWLDNEFDSQTVSDQAQLQRRFAETPDVVVFDIDLWDDDPPTFSRRCPGTTRRIGLVGDRPAPSLCAWPCDTFLRKPLRKDELIAAVDRQVERLGQPEPTREREAIESTLSLLEGTYSKQLLETDEHVAPLYDRLSSLDDSLRET encoded by the coding sequence ATGGACAGGCCCGACGTGTTCCTCCCACCTGACGATCGGCTCGCGCTTGACGCCCTATCGTTGCTCTCGAATAAGTGGGAGCCAGTCGTAATCGCCGTTCTTCTGGAGTCTGGTCCCCTTCGGTTCAGCGAACTCGAGGCTGCCATTCCTGATATCTCTCCGAATATGCTCACGAAGACACTCGAGTCGCTCTCAGAACACGACCTCATCGACCGGTCTGTCGTCACCGACTCACCGTTGACTGTCTCGTATGAGTTGACAGATGCCGGTCGTGACTTGCAACCGGTGTTTGACTCGCTCATCGCCTGGGGATCCGACCATATTGGCTCTGTTCGGCCAACGGTCATCCTCGGTGACCGTGATCGCCGACTCCTCGAGTTGTACGGCGCGTGGCTAGACAACGAATTCGACAGTCAGACGGTCAGTGACCAAGCACAGCTTCAACGCCGCTTCGCGGAGACACCGGATGTCGTTGTCTTCGATATCGATCTGTGGGATGACGATCCACCCACGTTTAGTCGGCGCTGTCCCGGAACGACCCGACGCATTGGGCTTGTTGGTGACCGTCCTGCCCCGTCACTCTGTGCGTGGCCATGCGATACGTTCCTTCGGAAACCGCTTCGCAAAGACGAACTGATCGCTGCCGTTGATCGACAGGTCGAACGACTCGGTCAACCAGAGCCGACACGCGAGCGCGAAGCAATCGAATCGACGCTGTCGCTTCTCGAGGGGACGTACTCGAAGCAACTGTTGGAAACGGACGAGCACGTGGCACCACTCTATGATCGGCTCTCATCCCTCGATGATTCACTTAGGGAAACCTAA